The genomic stretch AGTGACTCGAACAAGCTCTGGCGGCTCTCGGAGCGCCCCTGGAACGGGCGCTGGTTCAGCGCCGGCAACAACTGGGCAATGGCCGAGTTCAGTTCGGCCAGGGAGAAGAACATCCGGTGCCGTAACCGGGCCAGTATCCAGCGCTCGACCAGCAGTACGGCGGCTTCAGCTTTCGCCTTGTCCTTGGGTTTGTAGGGGCGTGCCGGTAATACGGCAGTCTGGTAGTGGGCGGCCAGTTCGGCGTAGGTCTCGTTGATCTTCGGGGTATATCGATCGGCCTTGGTGACCGCTGCCTTGAGGTTGTCAGGAACCAGCAATTCAGCTACACCGCCGTAGAACGCCAGCATCCGTTGGTGGGAGGCAATCCAGTCCGGCAGGGACTGGCTCCAGGTAGCCTCGGCGAAGGTATAGCTGGACGCTCCAAGCACGGCGACAAAGACCTGAGCCTTACGCATTTCACCGGTGGAACGATCCACCACTGGCACAGTGGGGCCACAGTAATCGATAAAGATCTTCTCACCGGCTCGATGGACCTGGCGCATGCTGCGCCGCTGCCGGCCACGCCAGAGCCGGTAATGGTGGCAGAACTGGCTGTAGCGATAGGCCTTGTCGCTGTGGCGTTCTACGTACTCGGCCCAGAGCAGTTGCAGGGTCACGCCCTTGGTCTTCAGTTCCTGGTGGACCTGGAAGTAATCAGGTTCGGCAAAGCGTGCAGGTGGGGTCTTAGCCGGGAACAGCAGCGCTTCCAGTCGTACCTCATCAACATCCTCTGGCAACGGCCAGGTCACATCATGGGCCTGGGCAAGATTGACGTACTTGCCAACCACACCTTTGGAGAGACCGCAGGCGCGGGCAATGCGCTCATGGCTCAGGCCTGCTTCGTACTTGAGGCGCAAGACCTCGATAATCTGTCGCATGGAAATCCTCGCAACCGGCATCCGCTCTTCCTCGTGATAAAAAGGAAGGGGGTATGCCGGATTAAGTTGAAGAATTCCAGCGCTTTGGCAGTGGTTCCGGGGGAACGTGACCGATGATTCCGGCATCGTGACCGGCGATTCCGGAAAACAACCCGAAATCGGTCACGATAAAACGGAATGAGCGGTCACGATCGCCCGGAACAGGCGGTCACGTTCAAACGGAATGGGTGGTCACGATGGCGCGGAATACGCAGTTGCCCTCATTCATGAAATGGACCAGAGAATTCATGGGCACGGTGCCAGCAGGAAGCTTTTCGCTATCAACCAGAGTGGCTCTATCAAGCTCCTGCAAAAGCGCTTCGGGTGTAGCTTTGAACTCTTCAATTTCACTCGCGACCTCAAGCGGCTCGCCAGTTAGCTTTTGAAATGGACAGAAGCATCTTCTAGCGCCGCAAAGTCTGTTTTGCTGTGAAGTCATGATCAATGGTCAAACTCAGCAAAAGCGCGTGCGCTGACGTTGGGACAGTCCTTCGGGAGCAACAGGCTGATCGTAATGTTGGCGACGACCATATTATCGCCAGCTTTGAGACTTATTCAGAGCCTCGCTAGATATCGATAACAACAGCAGAACGAACCGGCTTGAATCGTTCACTGCATATGCTTGCGTTCACAAAAAGCGGTGTTGCCCTCGGCATCAACTCGCACATACCCCAGCATTCGTGGATGTGCCCAAAAATGTGCGCTTTGAGAGAGAGTTTCTGTACACGTTTCCATAAATCCTCGCATCCAACATTGAGGAACCGTTTCCGACCACACACCATGTCCAACACGCCATGGGGTGGACCATGAGTAATCAAAACATCTGTATTCTGAAGGATTAGGTCCCAGTGTTCGGCGATATCGCTTCCGCGTTCTTTATTGAAGGCCCAATTGAGGTGGGCCGGTGTATAGGGACTTCCCCAGAACCGCAAACCATCCAGCTCGACACCGCTGTCCCGCAGATAGACAGCATTGGTCACGACGTTTTTCGCCTGTTCTGGTTCTCTCTCGAAACACCAGTCATGGTTACCCGCGATGAGAATTTTGTGGGTATGATTCTGACGGCCAAACCAGGCATCAAGCTGCTCCAGTTCCTCCAAAGTGCCGCGTCCAAGAGCATCTCCGGCGTGTATCAGCACATCACCATCAGGAATAGAGCCAATGTGTTCATGAAAACCATGCGTATCGGAAATGCACACCAATCTCATAAGCCTCTCTTCCCTTGTTGCACCAAACTGGCTCATCAGCTCGCTTTACCGAATTCCGGGGGTGCGAATTTTAGATTTATTTCGATATCCATTGCGGCATGGTCTGCCGACGAGTCAGGAACCAACCACCCGCTGCTTCCAGATCGTCAGTTCGCAGTAGCCAAACTGAAAACGATTTTGGGTTTCCCGCCGAGCGAAGGGGATCTGCTGAGGTTGGTTAATGAGCTCGAACGACGGCTGCAGTGCTTGTTTGAGTCCTTCGAGGGTAGTCAAGGACTCGCCGTCTTTCTTGAAACCGCCTAACCAGTTTTTTCTCGGTGTCAGACGGTGATCCCAATCGTAGGATGAGGCAATCACAAGGATGCCCCCTTCATGAAGACGCGTGGACATGTCTGTCAGAAACTGCACGGGGTCATGAATACGATCGATCACGTTCACGGCCAGTATCAGGTCAAAACCAACCAACGATGCCCTAAGGTTGGACGCATCGCTCTGGCTGAAGTGAACCCTTGACGCGGTTTCGGCAAGGCTCAGCTGATTCAGATTGGCTTCCCGGTAATCGACCAGGTCGCCTTCAGTAGGGACAACATAGCGGACCTGTCCGGTTTCGGCGATCTGCCAGGCCTTCTGAATGTAATTCGCGGAGAAATCCACGCCCTCCACTGTTTCGAACAGTCGTGCGAGCTCGAAACTGGACCGACCACACGAGCAACCGATGTCCAACGCCCTGCCGCGTCGTTCTACAAAGGGGAGCAACTCTTCAACAATGTTTTGATGAAAGTTGGAAACTTCCAGATAGGTTGGACCGTAGTGGAAATCCAGTTCCTTTGAGACTGAGTTTTCGTGCTCGTAAGGGACGTATTGCTGTTTCGGCTTGGCATTCGAGGCTACATACCGGAAACCAGCATGCTGGAAAAAATGCGCCCGGAATGCGTACCGAGATGACAGTCGTGCTTCGTTTCCCGTTGAGATCCAGGACCCGCCTTTCATCAGCATGTGCTGGTTATCAAACGTAGGCGTCGTGAAATCGTCGTACAGCGGGTGGACCTTGAAGCCTTCGAAGGGGTAAGTCGGAGTTTCAGTCCATTGCCAAACGTTGCCCACCACATCAAACCAGGCACCGTGTTGGAACCAGTTGACCGGACAGGAAGACGCCCCATAGTCCAGGTGCAGATTACTCTTGGCGCGCTCATCCGCGAGTTCCTTTACACCAGCCTCGTCGACCAGTCGATACCACTCATCTTCCGTTGGCAGGCGAATCGGAGATCCGGTTTTCTCTGACTTCCAAACACAAAAGGCCTTGGCTTCGTGAAAGTTCACCTCGACGGGCCAATCCCATCTCATCGGAACCTCTTCAGCTAGCAGGCGTAAATGCCACTCACCACGCCAGACCCAAAACGTAGGATGGGAAACGTTCGAAAATTCCCGCCATTGCAGCCCCTCCTCAGACCAATACTTATCGGTGAGGTAGCCGTTATCCTTGAAGAACTCGAAAAATTCCCGATTGCTGACAAGGTACTTCGATGCCTCGAAGGATTCGACTTCGGCCTCGTGTGTCCCGTATTCGTTGTCCCAGGCGTAATACTCGGCCTGGTTATCAATGCCAAGGGTAACTGTGCCGGCAGACACGGGAAGAAGCTCGTTGCATGGCGCGTTTCCCGAATAGGGCACCGACGACCAAAGAGTATGCTTCTTTACCCGGGAGAGTTGGTGTTGACGAATCAGAACCGACGATGTTTCGAGATGAATGCGTTCGTGATCAATCCCCATGAGAATGGGCCAAAAGGCGCTATCCCAATCAATCGGCAATGACATTGGAAGGCTTCGGATGACGTTGGCGACGGTTCTTCGGACCATTCTCCGATAGGCCATCACTTCCTCCAACGGCGGCCAGTAGTAATGGGATTCGTCGAGATCGTCCCAGCTCATCTCGTCAACGCCAACCGCAAACATGGATTCAAACTTCGGATTGATTCGTTTTTCGATTACCTTCGCCAATAATAATTTATTGATGAAGAATACGGCGGTGTGACCGAGATAAAAGATTAGAGGGTGTCGCAGCTCGATGGGTTTCTCATAGAACGCCTGTTCGTCTTTCAAAAGGGTGAACAGGGATTCGTACTTGTCAAACGTTTTCAGGAACGTGTAAAGAATTTCCTTTCTCTTGGTGTCCACATGTCCTTTCACCAAATTCACAGATCTCGGGAAGAAGTCACCGTTCATTTCGGACTGAATCAAAGCACTAACTTTTGGAGCAATGGAGTTCATCGACACTAACACCTCAAAAATGTGACAGTGGCTGCCCGTCGGAAGAATCAGCATTGGACAACGACAAAAAGGCAGTTAAATCTTCAATTGAGTCGGAATGGGACCGTCACTAACTGGGAGGACGGATAAAATCAGCAAGCAGCTCAACAACGGAATCCGCCATATGGGCGCAGCGAGCGCCATCAAATGGATAGACCGTTTCAAACCCACCCTTGATACGCGACTCCAGTAACGTCTTAAGGTGTCGTCTGGAGCGGAACAGGCGTGTCTTGACGGTCATTACGGTAATACCGAGGTCAGCCGCAATGTCGGCCAACGCCATCCCTTCTGCCTCTCTGAGGACAAACACAACCCGAAGAGGACCGGGCAGTTCAGAGACTGCTGATTCGACCCATTCCCGGAACTGCGCAACACCATGTTCGTTCTCGGGAGAACGTTGCCTGGCACCTGGAAACGCTATGACGGATGCTTCCTGATGGAATTCTTCAGAGACCGAGTCGTATTCTTCGGTCGGATGACGTTTTCTCAATCGCATTCGGGCAGCATTTAACGCGATTTTGGTGGCCCAGGTTGAGAGTTTGGCATCCCCACGAAATTCGCCAATTCGGGAAAAGGCAATGAGGTAGGTTTCCTGGACGATCTCCTCGGCCTCGGCATCGTTATCCATAATACCTCGGGCGATACGAAACAGGCGTGGATTAAGCCTTCTGATTACCTCTCGCACGGCCGTTTCATGACCCTGTTTTGCGAGTTTGACAAGCTCATCTTCAGGGGTCTGTGGACCAATGGTGGACCTGGACGATAGGGAGTCGATCGAAATTTTCATAACACGACCTTGTTAGCTTGCATTAAAAATATCGCGAATCGAAGGGAATTGAGTCATTACATGTCCACTCACTCCGCCCGCACGCAGAGCAGAACTATCCCAATCCACCATTTCAGGCGTTCCAACGACGATCCGCCCAACCATAGCCGCCATTTCATGCGGCACGCAGTAATAGTCATAAACGCCAGGAACCGTCAGGGTCAGACTGAATGTCTGGTTCGGAAGCAAATAGCCACTGTCGAACGGTTTGGCAGCCTTTGGCATCCGCCGCACCCGATCAAAATACTCAGGGTGGTACGCGGTCACCGTGTGGGAATTCCCGGGGTCCTGATTGATGAAGGTGATTGTCGTGCCCGGGGCTACGGCAACGCCCTTTGGATCAAACCAAACCCTCTCACCCCTGGGTGTGCCTTGCATCTTGATAACGACCTGGCTTTCGCCAACAGCCTCAGTCACACCACTACTCAGAAGTAATAGCGAGCCTGACAATTCCAGCAATCTACGCCTTGAGCAGTTCATAGTCAGATACCCGACGGGTCGATCTAATCGGTACTTGAAAACCGTCTTACTGATCAGATGCTGTTATTTCGAAAAGGTTACACAACAAACCTACAAATATTTTGAAGCCCTACGGTCACCCTCGGCATCTCCCTGCATAACAAGGGAGGTATGCCTCAACACCCAGGCTGAGCCGGGGTTGGTTTCGCCTACTTTTCCCGTTCCATTCAAACCCAAGTAAGCGCTCTGCCTGCGATCCCAACCCAGTTCAGCCGTGTTATGCCATAGACCCTCCTTGTGCTCTCAGACAACCAAAAGGGCGACAAATCGCCGCCTATTTGGCCAACCGATCTTTGGCGCCCTTGTCGTGAAACAGCACGACATGAGCGTGCGGACTTTCCACGCCGGGATGCCCTGCGTTGTAGTAGATGTCAACAGCCGTCACTTCATGAGATCCAATAGCCAAGTCGTCGTAAGCGACACCGTTTTTCAACTCCTCAAGGGGCGTCATGTAGACAGTAGCCGACAACTTTCCATCGTGGTCATAGCTCAAGAACGGACCGGCGGGCAAAGTGTCCGGATCAACGAAAAGTGTCCCCAGACCCGGCAGGAATGCAGGCAGCGGCAACACATCACTCACCTGCACATAGGGTCCCTCCGGCGGCATTTGGGCAACCTTGTCCTCGTCATGGGCCAGTGCGCCGGCCGCCAGACTCATACCCAACAAACCGATCAGTAACTTTTTCATAGCCATTCCTCGTTCGTGATTAATTAATGTGGCAATGAACCAGATGCAGCTCTGACGAAAAGGTTTCAGGCTTTTTTGTCGGTAGCGCCATCACAGAAATGCATTAAAGCGCCCCCTCATCGTCCGTAAACGGAAGTAAAGGATGTGTCCAATAACGCGCTTGGAAAGAGCTTTGGATGGACGGTTGGGGCAACGGAACGCCCGGAAACCCT from Marinobacter subterrani encodes the following:
- the istA gene encoding IS21 family transposase, coding for MPVARISMRQIIEVLRLKYEAGLSHERIARACGLSKGVVGKYVNLAQAHDVTWPLPEDVDEVRLEALLFPAKTPPARFAEPDYFQVHQELKTKGVTLQLLWAEYVERHSDKAYRYSQFCHHYRLWRGRQRRSMRQVHRAGEKIFIDYCGPTVPVVDRSTGEMRKAQVFVAVLGASSYTFAEATWSQSLPDWIASHQRMLAFYGGVAELLVPDNLKAAVTKADRYTPKINETYAELAAHYQTAVLPARPYKPKDKAKAEAAVLLVERWILARLRHRMFFSLAELNSAIAQLLPALNQRPFQGRSESRQSLFESLDRPALRPLPATPYVYAEWCKARPGIDYHIEIDKRLYSVPHALVGVKLDVRVTDTSVEVMHKGQRVALHSRHGKSRFVTLTEHMPKSHQAHQNWSPGRFLNWAKDIGPATLDVVQGQLKDRPHPEHGYRACLGLLNLSRRYSRDRLEQACDRALAINSASYQSITSILKQGLDQLPLPLAEEEPELTDLPVHTNVRGPHYYH
- a CDS encoding metallophosphatase domain-containing protein translates to MSQFGATREERLMRLVCISDTHGFHEHIGSIPDGDVLIHAGDALGRGTLEELEQLDAWFGRQNHTHKILIAGNHDWCFEREPEQAKNVVTNAVYLRDSGVELDGLRFWGSPYTPAHLNWAFNKERGSDIAEHWDLILQNTDVLITHGPPHGVLDMVCGRKRFLNVGCEDLWKRVQKLSLKAHIFGHIHECWGMCELMPRATPLFVNASICSERFKPVRSAVVIDI
- the ovoA gene encoding 5-histidylcysteine sulfoxide synthase yields the protein MNSIAPKVSALIQSEMNGDFFPRSVNLVKGHVDTKRKEILYTFLKTFDKYESLFTLLKDEQAFYEKPIELRHPLIFYLGHTAVFFINKLLLAKVIEKRINPKFESMFAVGVDEMSWDDLDESHYYWPPLEEVMAYRRMVRRTVANVIRSLPMSLPIDWDSAFWPILMGIDHERIHLETSSVLIRQHQLSRVKKHTLWSSVPYSGNAPCNELLPVSAGTVTLGIDNQAEYYAWDNEYGTHEAEVESFEASKYLVSNREFFEFFKDNGYLTDKYWSEEGLQWREFSNVSHPTFWVWRGEWHLRLLAEEVPMRWDWPVEVNFHEAKAFCVWKSEKTGSPIRLPTEDEWYRLVDEAGVKELADERAKSNLHLDYGASSCPVNWFQHGAWFDVVGNVWQWTETPTYPFEGFKVHPLYDDFTTPTFDNQHMLMKGGSWISTGNEARLSSRYAFRAHFFQHAGFRYVASNAKPKQQYVPYEHENSVSKELDFHYGPTYLEVSNFHQNIVEELLPFVERRGRALDIGCSCGRSSFELARLFETVEGVDFSANYIQKAWQIAETGQVRYVVPTEGDLVDYREANLNQLSLAETASRVHFSQSDASNLRASLVGFDLILAVNVIDRIHDPVQFLTDMSTRLHEGGILVIASSYDWDHRLTPRKNWLGGFKKDGESLTTLEGLKQALQPSFELINQPQQIPFARRETQNRFQFGYCELTIWKQRVVGS
- a CDS encoding RNA polymerase sigma factor, with the translated sequence MKISIDSLSSRSTIGPQTPEDELVKLAKQGHETAVREVIRRLNPRLFRIARGIMDNDAEAEEIVQETYLIAFSRIGEFRGDAKLSTWATKIALNAARMRLRKRHPTEEYDSVSEEFHQEASVIAFPGARQRSPENEHGVAQFREWVESAVSELPGPLRVVFVLREAEGMALADIAADLGITVMTVKTRLFRSRRHLKTLLESRIKGGFETVYPFDGARCAHMADSVVELLADFIRPPS
- a CDS encoding plastocyanin/azurin family copper-binding protein; the encoded protein is MTEAVGESQVVIKMQGTPRGERVWFDPKGVAVAPGTTITFINQDPGNSHTVTAYHPEYFDRVRRMPKAAKPFDSGYLLPNQTFSLTLTVPGVYDYYCVPHEMAAMVGRIVVGTPEMVDWDSSALRAGGVSGHVMTQFPSIRDIFNAS